The proteins below are encoded in one region of Helianthus annuus cultivar XRQ/B chromosome 2, HanXRQr2.0-SUNRISE, whole genome shotgun sequence:
- the LOC110939927 gene encoding cytochrome P450 81Q32 — protein MDETHLFFICVLSLFSLIYLFKLAIHHLKTWKTKNLPPSPPSLPIIGHLHLINGPIHRVLQHLASKYGPIMSLRFGTRQVLVITSPSAAQECFTTNDIALANIPLLLTGKYLSYNCTSVGSAPYGQLWRDLRRIMTLELFSTTRLKHYMGVRQDEVRSLIKDLLKDSFKDFSIFEMRSRIQGISFNIIMNIIADKGLYGTKVEDVNEASEFKEVIRDIFEVSGTSNPSDFIPFLRWIDYQGLEKKLLKLQKKSDRFIQNLIEKYKCKRSGLKGKAKKFIDAMLSLQESEPEYYTDDVIKSNILILLLAGTDTSSVTIEWALSLLLNHPNVLKKARAQIDEFVGNKRLVQETDLPNLPYIQCIINETLRLFPAIPLLVPHEPSEDCTIGGFEVARGTMVLVNAWAIHRDPMVWDDPLNFKPERFDKVINKGYYFIPFGMGRRQCPGSGLANRVIWLVLASLIQCFEWERVGEELVGLLEGKGLTMPKNEPLKARFKARQAMCDVLMKVPELVS, from the exons ATGGATGAAACTCATCTTTTCTTCATTTGTGTTCTATCCTTATTCTCTCTCATTTATCTTTTCAAACTAGCTATACACCATCTCAAAACATGGAAGACTAAAAATCTTCCGCCAAGTCCACCATCTCTCCCAATAATCGGCCACCTTCATCTAATCAACGGACCTATTCACAGAGTCTTGCAACACCTAGCGTCCAAGTATGGTCCTATAATGAGTCTTCGGTTTGGCACACGTCAGGTGCTAGTCATAACCTCACCATCAGCAGCACAAGAATGCTTCACCACAAACGACATAGCTTTAGCCAACATACCACTTCTTTTAACAGGCAAGTATCTTAGCTACAACTGCACCTCAGTTGGTTCTGCACCCTATGGTCAACTATGGAGGGACCTTCGTCGTATTATGACACTTGAACTCTTTTCAACAACTCGACTTAAACACTACATGGGTGTCCGACAAGATGAAGTTAGATCATTAATCAAAGATCTTTTAAAAGACTCTTTTAAAGATTTTTCGATATTCGAGATGAGGTCAAGAATCCAAGGGATATCTTTTAACATAATCATGAACATCATTGCTGACAAAGGGTTATATGGGACAAAGGTCGAGGATGTTAACGAAGCTAGTGAGTTTAAGGAGGTTATAAGGGATATATTTGAAGTAAGTGGGACATCAAACCCTAGTGACTTCATTCCATTTTTACGATGGATTGATTATCAGGGGTTAGAGAAGAAGCTTTTGAAGTTGCAAAAGAAATCCGATAGGTTTATTCAGAACTTGATAGAAAAGTATAAGTGTAAACGTAGCGGCCTGAAAGGAAAGGCCAAGAAGTTTATTGACGCGATGCTTTCTTTGCAGGAATCGGAACCTGAATACTACACCGATGATGTGATCAAAAGCAATATATTG ATATTGCTGCTTGCGGGAACTGATACTTCATCAGTAACAATAGAGTGGGCTTTGTCGCTTCTTCTGAATCATCCCAATGTTTTAAAGAAAGCGAGAGCGCAGATCGATGAATTTGTTGGAAACAAGCGTTTGGTACAAGAGACAGATCTCCCGAATCTGCCATACATCCAATGTATCATTAACGAGACCTTAAGACTATTCCCAGCAATACCGTTGTTGGTGCCACACGAGCCTTCAGAAGACTGCACTATTGGAGGTTTTGAGGTCGCCCGTGGCACCATGGTGTTGGTGAATGCATGGGCCATCCATAGGGATCCGATGGTATGGGACGACCCTTTAAATTTCAAGCCAGAGAGGTTTGATAAAGTAATAAACAAGGGATATTATTTTATACCTTTTGGAATGGGGCGTCGACAGTGTCCTGGGTCGGGCTTAGCGAACCGGGTCATTTGGCTAGTTTTAGCATCGTTGATTCAATGCTTTGAATGGGAAAGGGTTGGTGAAGAATTAGTGGGGCTATTAGAAGGGAAAGGTCTAACCATGCCCAAAAATGAGCCATTAAAGGCAAGGTTTAAAGCACGCCAAGCAATGTGTGATGTTCTTATGAAGGTACCGGAACTCGTGTCATAA